One region of Chryseobacterium muglaense genomic DNA includes:
- a CDS encoding YpdA family putative bacillithiol disulfide reductase yields the protein MEIVDILIIGAGPIGLNCALEAKKNNLNYLIIEKGTIVNSLYNYPLYMKFFSTADKLEIAEIPFISAAPKPGRQEALEYYQGIARQKNININLYEKVLKVSKNGEIFEIQTSKSKYTAKNVIISTGFYDIPNLMNIPGENLEKVKHYYTEPYPFTKQKIVVIGSSNSSVDAALETYRKGAEVTMIIRNSEISSNVKYWVKPDIENRIAEGSIKAHFGSELIEIEENSVIFKDEQGKINEIENDFVLAMTGYLPDFDFLKNSGIDLQGECLNPVYNPETMETTVPNLYLAGVVCGGKDTHLWFIENSRIHAEMIMKSIISK from the coding sequence ATGGAAATTGTAGACATTCTGATTATTGGAGCTGGACCGATTGGTTTAAACTGCGCACTCGAAGCAAAGAAAAACAACCTGAATTATTTAATTATAGAAAAAGGAACGATTGTAAATTCGCTTTATAATTATCCTTTATACATGAAGTTTTTTTCGACGGCAGATAAACTTGAAATAGCAGAAATTCCTTTTATCTCAGCTGCTCCAAAACCCGGAAGGCAAGAAGCTCTGGAATATTATCAAGGTATTGCGAGACAGAAAAACATCAACATCAATCTTTATGAAAAGGTATTGAAGGTTTCTAAAAATGGAGAAATATTTGAGATTCAAACTTCCAAATCAAAATATACAGCCAAAAACGTCATTATTTCAACTGGGTTTTATGACATTCCGAATCTGATGAATATTCCCGGAGAAAATCTTGAGAAAGTAAAGCATTATTATACCGAACCTTATCCTTTCACAAAACAAAAAATCGTCGTTATTGGCTCGAGTAATTCATCCGTTGATGCAGCTTTGGAAACTTACAGAAAAGGTGCAGAAGTAACGATGATTATCCGTAATTCTGAGATTTCCAGCAATGTAAAATATTGGGTGAAACCAGATATTGAAAACAGAATCGCGGAAGGAAGTATAAAAGCTCATTTTGGTTCTGAACTCATTGAAATTGAAGAAAATTCTGTTATTTTTAAAGATGAACAAGGAAAAATAAATGAAATTGAAAATGATTTCGTTTTGGCAATGACAGGTTATCTTCCTGATTTTGATTTTCTTAAAAATTCCGGAATTGATTTACAAGGAGAATGTTTAAATCCTGTCTACAATCCTGAAACAATGGAAACAACTGTTCCAAATTTATATTTGGCTGGTGTCGTCTGTGGTGGAAAAGATACTCATCTTTGGTTTATTGAAAACTCAAGAATTCATGCAGAAATGATTATGAAAAGTATCATTTCCAAATAA
- a CDS encoding YfhO family protein, which produces MAKNKNLIYIAVSLIAFLVLAFLYSTPVFTGKQLFQHDIVQYRGGAKELIDYRNNYDKETYWSDSMFGGMPTYQMGSRFEGDIIKKIDSYLNILPRPVNYLFLLFSGFFLLGMVAVRNWKYALLGATFFGLSTYFYIIIAAGHNGKVNTIEYFAPLLAGILLVYIRKKYVLGFIVTTLFFGLQIAANHPQMTYYLFLGLGFLFISELVRAIKKKVPMKHFLISSGIIASALAIGVGMNSQRIMANSEYIKETVRGKQILNTETHTAGNTGMDKESILMWSYGQLETLNLFIPRLMGGGSQEPEGKEMMEKVQQLVQDNVTSQAEYDRISKGFGSLTYWGDQPGTSGPAYQGAIVCFLALLGFFFASKKYRYWILGATILTILLAWGSNFMPLSDFFIEYVPFYSKFRAPSSILVVVELLFPLIAIIGLYRFFNSETLEEDYKKKILTYVGGGTLGLTLLLIVFGKSILGFATDNEKVYLPPFLLEYLVDERFSMFRTDAIKALLYVGITVAVLFFALKQKLNQNIALVIIGLVSLFDLWTVNKRYLNDDNYVDKIFAENPFQTEGSDYLAEKVGDNANLQSILASIPVNKTLETIAENDKKHYRIYNQVLGTTSETNTSYFKASIGGYHAVKLRRYDDLLNEYIVQPDSIKTPKILNLLNTKYMIFGNPGEPQVVPNPKANGNAWFVSDLKFVNTPNEEIKAIGEIDSKKTAVINISDKSYFDNRPVQTDSTATINLTKYEANELEFKSQSKTPQLAVFSEIYYPHGWKVFVDEKEVPYIKADYLLRAVHVPAGNHHIKMIFEPQVIETGKWISLLCFGLFIALSAFGIYYIYRKRDKKQVEIIK; this is translated from the coding sequence ATGGCAAAAAACAAAAACTTAATATATATTGCAGTTTCATTAATTGCATTTTTAGTTTTAGCATTTTTATATTCTACTCCTGTTTTTACAGGAAAGCAACTTTTCCAGCATGATATTGTACAGTATCGTGGGGGTGCAAAAGAGTTGATTGATTATCGTAACAATTATGATAAAGAAACCTACTGGAGCGACTCTATGTTTGGCGGAATGCCAACGTACCAAATGGGAAGCCGTTTTGAAGGCGATATTATCAAAAAAATTGACAGCTATCTGAATATTTTACCTCGACCGGTAAACTATCTTTTCTTATTATTCTCAGGATTTTTCCTTTTAGGAATGGTTGCCGTCAGAAACTGGAAATATGCACTTCTCGGAGCTACTTTTTTTGGGCTCTCCACTTATTTTTACATTATTATTGCGGCCGGACACAACGGTAAAGTAAACACCATAGAATATTTTGCGCCACTTTTAGCCGGAATATTATTGGTTTATATCAGAAAAAAATACGTCCTCGGATTTATTGTCACTACCCTTTTCTTCGGATTACAGATTGCGGCAAACCACCCGCAAATGACCTATTATTTATTCTTAGGTTTAGGATTTTTATTTATTTCTGAATTAGTAAGAGCGATAAAAAAGAAAGTTCCGATGAAACACTTTTTGATTTCATCAGGAATTATAGCTTCTGCTTTAGCAATCGGAGTTGGGATGAATTCTCAAAGAATCATGGCAAATTCCGAATATATTAAAGAAACAGTAAGAGGAAAACAAATCCTGAATACCGAAACCCACACTGCGGGAAATACCGGAATGGACAAAGAAAGTATCTTGATGTGGAGCTACGGGCAGCTGGAGACTTTAAATCTATTCATTCCAAGATTGATGGGAGGCGGAAGCCAGGAACCTGAAGGAAAAGAAATGATGGAAAAAGTACAGCAGCTTGTTCAGGATAACGTAACTTCACAAGCCGAGTACGACCGAATTTCTAAAGGATTTGGAAGTTTAACGTATTGGGGAGATCAACCGGGAACTTCCGGACCAGCTTATCAAGGTGCCATTGTTTGTTTCTTGGCACTTTTAGGATTCTTTTTTGCTTCAAAAAAATACCGTTACTGGATTTTAGGCGCTACAATTCTGACGATTTTATTGGCTTGGGGTAGCAACTTTATGCCGCTTTCAGATTTCTTTATTGAATATGTTCCGTTTTACAGCAAATTCAGAGCGCCATCTTCTATTTTGGTAGTTGTGGAATTGTTATTTCCTTTAATTGCCATCATCGGATTATACAGATTTTTCAATAGTGAAACTTTAGAAGAAGACTACAAAAAGAAAATCTTGACATATGTTGGAGGTGGAACTTTAGGTTTAACTTTACTTCTGATTGTTTTCGGAAAATCAATTTTAGGCTTTGCAACAGATAACGAAAAAGTATATTTACCACCTTTCTTACTTGAATATTTGGTTGATGAACGTTTCAGCATGTTCAGAACAGACGCTATCAAAGCATTACTGTATGTCGGAATTACGGTAGCCGTTTTATTCTTTGCTTTAAAACAAAAATTAAATCAAAACATCGCTTTGGTTATCATTGGATTGGTCAGTTTATTTGATCTTTGGACAGTAAATAAGCGTTATTTAAATGACGATAATTATGTAGATAAAATCTTTGCTGAAAACCCTTTTCAAACTGAAGGATCAGATTATTTGGCTGAAAAAGTAGGTGACAACGCCAATTTACAGTCTATTTTAGCAAGTATTCCTGTGAACAAAACTTTGGAAACAATTGCTGAAAATGATAAAAAACATTACAGAATTTACAATCAGGTTTTAGGAACAACCAGCGAAACCAATACTTCTTATTTCAAAGCTTCTATCGGAGGTTACCATGCGGTGAAACTGAGAAGATATGACGATTTATTAAATGAATACATCGTACAACCCGACAGCATAAAAACTCCAAAAATTCTGAATTTACTGAATACAAAATACATGATTTTCGGAAACCCGGGAGAGCCACAAGTTGTTCCGAACCCTAAAGCCAACGGAAATGCATGGTTTGTAAGTGATTTGAAATTTGTGAATACTCCAAACGAAGAAATCAAAGCTATTGGAGAAATTGACAGCAAAAAAACTGCAGTAATTAATATTTCTGATAAATCATATTTCGATAACAGACCTGTTCAGACAGATTCTACAGCGACTATTAATCTAACGAAATATGAAGCTAATGAATTAGAGTTTAAATCTCAGTCTAAGACTCCACAATTAGCAGTTTTCTCTGAAATTTATTATCCTCATGGCTGGAAAGTTTTTGTTGATGAAAAAGAAGTTCCATACATCAAAGCAGATTATTTATTGCGTGCCGTACACGTTCCTGCAGGAAATCATCACATCAAAATGATTTTTGAGCCACAAGTCATCGAAACTGGAAAATGGATTTCTCTTCTTTGCTTCGGATTATTCATTGCATTGAGTGCGTTTGGAATTTATTATATTTACCGAAAAAGGGATAAAAAACAAGTCGAAATCATAAAGTAA
- a CDS encoding glycosyltransferase family protein — MSKEKKILIITYYWPPAGGPGVQRWLKFAKYLPEFGWKPIIYTPENPSYPLLDESLMKEVPQDLEIVRTKIWEPYQLAEKLNKSNKKFKAGQFDVGDNQSWKSKLSIWVRGNFFIPDARVFWVSPSTQFLEQYLKINNIETIVTSGPPHSMHLIGLNLKKKFPNLKWIADFRDPWTEISYYKHLKLTKKSDKKHRQLESEVFKTADITLATSYTDAENFRKNGANAFCITNGFDETDSNPQTLQPSNSPTRFTLSYIGVLEQLRNPKNLWKALDNLVKTNSDFAENFNLKFVGRIDDKILETIEKSSLKNHIQNLGYVSHDKAVDEMSKSSLLLITNFPNDSSKGIIPGKIFEYLATGKQIISFGPNEADVAKILDETKAGKHFGYNDFKEIQDFILEKFELWKNGNLLENTQNIEQFSRRNLTKQLSEIL, encoded by the coding sequence ATGTCCAAAGAAAAGAAAATATTGATCATCACCTATTATTGGCCACCTGCAGGAGGGCCGGGAGTTCAGCGATGGCTGAAATTTGCAAAATATCTTCCTGAATTTGGCTGGAAACCTATTATTTATACCCCTGAAAACCCAAGCTATCCTTTATTGGATGAAAGCCTAATGAAGGAAGTTCCTCAAGATCTGGAAATTGTAAGAACAAAGATTTGGGAACCTTATCAATTGGCTGAAAAGCTTAATAAAAGCAATAAAAAGTTCAAAGCCGGACAATTTGATGTGGGCGACAATCAAAGCTGGAAGTCTAAGCTTTCGATTTGGGTGAGAGGAAATTTTTTTATTCCCGATGCACGCGTTTTTTGGGTTAGTCCTTCAACTCAATTTCTTGAGCAATATTTGAAAATTAACAATATTGAAACCATTGTTACTTCTGGACCGCCCCACTCGATGCATTTGATTGGTTTAAATTTAAAAAAGAAATTCCCTAATCTAAAGTGGATTGCCGATTTTCGTGATCCATGGACAGAAATTTCGTATTACAAACATTTAAAGCTGACAAAAAAATCAGATAAAAAACACCGCCAACTAGAATCTGAAGTGTTCAAAACTGCGGATATTACTTTGGCAACAAGCTATACCGATGCAGAAAACTTCCGTAAAAACGGAGCGAATGCATTTTGCATCACCAACGGATTTGATGAAACAGACTCAAATCCTCAAACCCTTCAACCCTCAAACTCTCCAACCCGATTTACACTAAGTTACATCGGTGTTTTAGAACAGTTAAGAAATCCGAAAAATCTATGGAAGGCACTCGATAATTTAGTGAAAACCAATTCAGATTTTGCCGAAAATTTTAATTTAAAATTTGTTGGGAGAATTGATGATAAAATATTAGAAACCATTGAAAAATCAAGCTTAAAAAATCATATTCAAAATCTTGGTTACGTTTCGCACGACAAAGCGGTTGATGAAATGTCGAAATCTTCCCTTTTGTTAATCACTAATTTTCCAAATGACTCTTCAAAAGGTATTATTCCTGGAAAAATATTTGAATATCTGGCAACTGGCAAACAAATTATTTCTTTCGGACCAAACGAAGCTGATGTTGCAAAAATTTTAGATGAAACAAAAGCCGGAAAACATTTTGGATACAATGATTTTAAAGAAATTCAAGATTTTATTCTCGAAAAATTTGAACTGTGGAAAAATGGAAATCTTTTAGAAAACACTCAAAATATTGAGCAGTTTTCAAGAAGAAATTTAACAAAACAACTTTCCGAAATATTATAA
- the rlmB gene encoding 23S rRNA (guanosine(2251)-2'-O)-methyltransferase RlmB — translation MKDDFIFGLRPVLEAIEAGKTIDKIFVQNALQGEIYAELKAILAKNKIRPNYVPVEKLNRFTRKNHQGIVAFISDVPFHRIENIVPELFEEGKTPFILILDRLTDVRNFGAICRTAECVGIDAIVIPEKGGAPVNSDAIKTSAGAMYNIKICKEPNLAHVVDFLQQSGIAVFSATEKAQKLIYDVDFTAPCAVVMGNEETGISKEVLHHSDEKIKLPIEGKTQSLNVSVACGAILYEAVRQKISKI, via the coding sequence AACTATTGACAAAATTTTTGTACAAAATGCATTGCAGGGAGAAATCTATGCAGAACTGAAAGCTATTTTAGCAAAAAATAAAATACGTCCCAACTACGTTCCTGTAGAGAAACTTAACCGTTTTACAAGGAAAAACCACCAAGGGATAGTGGCTTTTATTTCTGATGTTCCGTTTCACAGAATAGAAAATATTGTTCCTGAATTATTTGAAGAAGGTAAAACCCCATTCATTTTAATTTTAGACAGATTAACCGATGTAAGAAACTTCGGGGCGATTTGCAGAACGGCAGAATGTGTAGGAATTGACGCTATTGTAATTCCTGAAAAAGGAGGTGCGCCTGTAAATTCTGACGCTATAAAAACTTCAGCCGGAGCAATGTACAATATCAAAATCTGTAAAGAACCTAATTTGGCTCACGTTGTAGATTTCTTACAGCAAAGCGGAATCGCAGTATTTTCAGCAACCGAAAAGGCACAAAAATTGATATACGACGTTGATTTTACAGCGCCTTGTGCTGTGGTAATGGGTAATGAGGAAACCGGAATTTCTAAAGAAGTTCTGCATCATTCAGATGAAAAAATAAAACTTCCGATAGAAGGAAAAACGCAATCATTGAACGTTTCTGTAGCTTGTGGAGCAATTTTATATGAAGCCGTGAGACAGAAAATTTCAAAAATTTAA
- a CDS encoding DUF6263 family protein — protein MKNIAALALISIALVSCKKETATITKVDPKTGKTITVEVPADSIKEVKADAAIKDSLGIFKQTFKLEKGKTYPLTTYQRDTKTMTDPQGKTMTGTSESTDEMSFTVNDIKGNVYDMTINLIGKRNSQSAQGKTIVVDTKLPLPKEDDLKMIWNVNKALTGNKLNMKMDTEGNVISITGFEAVYAKISDALKNIVKDANQRASVVASLKESFNEKILKDQFEKNLSVIPKKGAKIGEKWSTSESADQEGKIKVTSNYTLKSAGNGIVEISVSGGIPKKEEKKTQGPMTHSMSSELFQNGTIKFDQNTGWINNQNISVKTTQVETISDGKQSQSMKNVSNSSVMVNPSSK, from the coding sequence ATGAAAAATATAGCAGCATTAGCGCTTATCTCAATAGCACTTGTTTCATGTAAAAAAGAAACAGCAACCATCACGAAAGTAGATCCTAAAACAGGAAAAACCATCACCGTAGAAGTTCCTGCAGACTCTATAAAAGAAGTAAAAGCAGATGCGGCAATCAAAGATTCTTTGGGGATTTTCAAACAAACTTTTAAGCTTGAAAAAGGAAAAACTTATCCTTTAACAACTTACCAGAGAGATACCAAAACAATGACTGATCCGCAAGGTAAAACCATGACGGGAACCAGTGAATCTACAGATGAGATGAGTTTTACCGTGAATGATATCAAAGGGAATGTTTATGATATGACCATTAATCTGATCGGAAAAAGAAATTCGCAATCAGCGCAAGGAAAAACGATTGTTGTAGATACCAAATTACCTCTTCCAAAAGAAGATGATTTGAAAATGATATGGAATGTAAACAAAGCGCTTACAGGAAATAAGCTGAACATGAAGATGGATACGGAAGGAAACGTAATTTCTATCACAGGATTTGAAGCAGTTTACGCAAAAATTTCTGATGCACTGAAGAATATCGTTAAAGATGCTAATCAAAGAGCCAGCGTAGTAGCAAGCCTTAAAGAAAGTTTTAACGAAAAAATACTGAAAGATCAATTTGAAAAAAACCTTTCTGTAATCCCTAAAAAAGGAGCTAAGATTGGTGAAAAATGGAGCACTTCTGAAAGCGCAGACCAAGAAGGAAAAATTAAAGTAACCTCTAATTACACATTAAAAAGTGCAGGAAACGGAATTGTAGAAATTTCAGTGAGTGGTGGAATTCCAAAAAAAGAAGAGAAAAAAACTCAAGGCCCAATGACGCACAGCATGAGCAGTGAGCTGTTTCAAAACGGAACCATTAAGTTTGATCAAAACACAGGCTGGATTAACAATCAGAATATCAGTGTAAAAACAACACAGGTAGAAACTATTTCAGATGGGAAACAATCTCAATCTATGAAAAATGTTTCAAACTCTTCTGTGATGGTAAACCCTTCATCTAAATAA
- a CDS encoding GxxExxY protein, protein MITQKYITDLTYKINGACIEVHKILGSGLAEMVYHKALEKEFRLRNIEFKSEFKIPVIYKDEYLDCDFKCDFLIEDLIVLEIKSVTSILDIHKFQVINYMNLLKVPKGILVNFNVKNLYHFGQETFINKYFDQYD, encoded by the coding sequence ATGATTACTCAAAAATACATAACAGATCTTACCTACAAAATAAATGGAGCTTGTATTGAGGTTCATAAAATTTTAGGTTCAGGTTTAGCTGAAATGGTTTACCATAAAGCTTTAGAAAAAGAATTCAGGTTAAGAAATATTGAGTTCAAATCTGAATTTAAAATTCCTGTTATTTATAAAGATGAGTATTTGGATTGTGATTTTAAATGTGATTTTTTGATTGAAGATTTAATTGTTTTAGAAATTAAATCAGTGACTTCAATTTTAGACATCCATAAATTTCAAGTTATCAATTATATGAATTTATTAAAAGTTCCTAAAGGGATTTTAGTAAATTTTAATGTGAAAAACCTATATCATTTTGGTCAGGAAACATTTATTAATAAATACTTTGACCAATACGATTAA